In Molothrus aeneus isolate 106 chromosome 31, BPBGC_Maene_1.0, whole genome shotgun sequence, the genomic stretch tccctcttcttctttccctcttcttctttccctcttcttctttccctcttcttctttccctcttcttctttccctcttcttctttccctcttcttctttccctcttcttctttccctcttcttctttccctcttcttctttccctcttcttctttccctcttcttctttccctcttcttctttccctcttcttctttccctcttcttctttccctcttcttctttccctcttcttctttccctcttcttctttccctcttcttctttccctcttcttctttccctcttcttctttccctcttcttctttccctcttcttctttccctcttcttctttccctcttcttctttccctcttcttctttccctcttcttcttttcttcttcttcttttcttcttcttcttttcttcttcttcttttcttcttcttcttttcttcttcttcttttcttcttctcctcctcttctcctcctcttctcctcctcttctcttcctcttctcctcctcttctcctcctcttctcctcctcttctcctcctcttctcctcctcttctcctcctcttctcctcctcttctcctcctcttctcctcctcttctcctcctcttctcctcctcttctcctcctcttctctcctcttctcctcctcttcttttcttcttcttcttcattatTATCTcaatgtaataataataataataataataataataataataataataataataataataataatgtgcTTTCTAAGGACTAATTCTGTTGTCTAAGACAGTGCTGGAAAGTTGCCAGGCTTTGCAAGGGCAATTAACCATCAGTTGCTAAAACTGATGAAATTCTTCATTACCAAAGCTTTTGCTCTGGAAGAGCCTTAGTGATCTGAAAGCTTTGCCCATTACTGAgatgtgcagggccagggcttggacttgatgatgcttttgggtccctttcaactcaggatattccatatTCTGCAAAAGGGAGTGGTACTGGCCAGGAGCTTTGAAAGAGGAGAAGATCATGAACTTTTCTTCCAGATCTGCAGAtctgggacactgctgtgccAATTCTTCCATCCTCACGGGCAAGTTCAgatatttcagatgctcagttccatttctttgtgtttctagATGAAGCTCCCCCTTCTTGCCGTGTTTGCTCTGCTGTCTGTGGCTCGCTGTGAGGATGGTGCCAGGCTCCTGGCTTCCAAATCCCTGTTAAACAGATATGCAGTGGAGGGCAAGGACTTGACTTTGCAGTACAACATCTACAATGTTGGCTCCAGGTAAGCCCTGGCCAGGCTTCAGTACTGACCACGAGCAAATGTTctctgtgtggctgcagggagcaagGCAATTTCTGAGTTCTCTGGTGTGCTGTTGCTTTTTGCTCCCTCTAACTCTGAGCTTTCCAGCAGTGTCTGAAGGATTGACCCTGAAATTTGCCTTTTAGttcctgtgctgtcctgtgaCACTGTTCCCCATGCATGCAGCTCCCTTTCTTGGCTTTGTAAGCTGGTTTTcacatttattctttttaatgaaaattccttttttgcTCTCAGGACTTAACTGAGGACCTGTCAAAGATAAAACAGAACTTCCACCATTCATTCCAGAATGAAAAGCTGATGGAACAAATGCAGGACCCTATTAAAATGCTttgagattttgttttttttattttatttattttatgcagaATAATGCATACTGAGTGCAGTACTGCTAACAGAAGAATATATGGTGCTGTAATGTTGAATTGATACAGCATTAATGTGATCCTGTAATTTTATATGTGGGATTTGGTTATTATTTAGGCCAGCATGTGTATCCATGGGATGGTACCTGAAGTTCAGCAAACTGCCAAATTGTGTTGTGGAAAAAATGGTGGTTTTCCTGTCCTTGTGTTTGTTTCTGTCAGCTTTGCCTTCCTCCCTCTGCTGTCTCCCTTTGAGATACCTCAACTCTCCTCCCCATCTTCTGCTGGTGACATTTCCTCTCTCAAAAATCAATTCTTCCATTTGCTGGAGATGGAAGCGTCCGTGCACTttgctgcagagcctgtgagCAGATGGCAAAGCTTCAGATTCCTGTCTCACCCTTCTCTTTGTtgtgctcagtgctgccctggatGTGGAGCTCTCGGATGATTCCTTCCCCCCAGAAGATTTTGGCATCGTCTCTGGCATGCTCAGCGTCAAGTGGGACAGGATTGCTCCGTATCTTTTCATGTTTTGAAATTcttcccagctctctctgtTGCCCCAGAGCATCCTGCAGCTTCATCCTATCTTCACCTGCTGTCCCTGAAATTCCTTCCAGAGCCTGGACATGGTGGCAAATCCAAACCCCTCCTCTTCTGGATGGTGCAGTGTGAAAACAAAGCTCCTTGCAGAGCTGGGTGGTTCCTCTGCctgtggaggagcagctgggtcaGCCTTGGCTGGGTCTGGCTGTGACCACCAGCACTCAGATCTGTCAGCAGCACTGACTTTCTCACCTGGCTCCTGGTTGTTCTTTCCCATTTCCTCACTTTTCTTGCTGAAATACAGCAGTGTTCCTTAACATCCAACTCCCAGAGCCAGCAACGTGTCCCACACCGTGGTTCTACGGCCTCTCAAGGCTGGGTACTTCAACTTCACCTCTGCCACCATCACCTACCTGGCACAGGAGGGTGCCCAGGTGGTGGTAAGTGGCTGATTTATGGGATCCCTGcatgtggtggtgttcacaggggtctgaggatgaggcaagagatgaggatctgactccgtgtttcagaaggcttgatagATATTATGCTAAATATGTATATCagattaaatatataatatttaatataatttataatataaatatataaatatttatatatttatttataaatataatataatataatatattatatataatatataataaattaatatatataatatattatatacaatatttataaatattatgtatttataaatatatatttaattatatatatttaattatagatatttttatatatatttttatatatataaatatatatttattatatatttatatataaattatatatattcatttaattatatatttagttatatacattaaatatatataattaaattagatatattatatatataaaatatataattaaatatagaattaaatgaatataaattatattaaatagatatatatattatattaaaactatactaaaagaatagaagaaaggatttcatcagaaggctgactaagaatagaaaaagaaagaatgataacaaaggcttgtggcttggacagagagtccagacagctgggctgtgattggccattaattagaaacaaccacatcagcccaatcccagatgcacctgttgcattccacagcagcagataaccattggttacattttgttcctgaggcctctcagcttctcaggaggaaaaatcctaaggaaaggattttccataaaagatgtctgtgacacctgcAGACACACCTGACCCCAGAGCTGCATGGTCGAGGTGATTCATGTCTGTGTTGCTCTCACCCTGCCCAGTTCTGGAGCAAGCAGGAAAGGTGGCAAAGcctcttttccctgtcttttccctgtcttttccctgtcttttccctgtcttttccctgtcttttccctgtcttttccctgtcttttccctgtcttttccctgtcttttccctgccttttccctgccttttccctgccttttccgtCTTTTCCAGGTTGGCTTCACCagtgctcctgggcagggaggaatCCTGGCTCAGCGTGATTTCGACAGGAGGTTCTCCCCTCACTTTGTGAGTATCTTTCAATGGACAATGGAAAAGtgcagcaggcagctgcagcccagtgtgGTGGCTTCCTGCATGCACATGGTGTGTGTGACTTGCCCTGCAGtcacctggagagctgcagagggagctggagttggTTCCTGTCAGTTCTCCAGAGAGCTATCACAGAAACAGCTCAgtttccatcccagctccctctgtgAAGGAGCTGCACTTTGGCATTTGAGGCAGAAAATCTGAGAGTAGAATCTTAGAAcctcctgggctggaagggacctgcaaGGATTGtggagtccaactcctggccctgcagaggacaaCCCCAGGAATCCCAATCATGTGCCTGTCAGCCCTATCCAAACTCCCTGAGCTGTGTCAGGCtcagtgctgtgaccactttcTGAGGAGCCTCTTGCAGTGCCTGGGAGAGCGTCCTCTGGGAGAAAGAGCCTTTTCTTAATACCCAGACTTTAATGCTGCCTGTCCTGAcacagctgtgggtgctgtcactgctcactgagggcagagctcagcgcctgcccctctgcttccccatgtgaggaagctgcagacagTGTGAGgtctctcctccctctcctcctctgccctcaTTGCTCTAAGACTCCCCTGGCCTGGATTGTTTTGACTTTTCTCTTAACAATTTCTCCCTCTAGCTGGACTGGGCGGCATTTGGCGTGATGACCCTGCCCTCCATCGGGATCCCCCTGCTGCTCTGGTACTCGAGCAAGAGGAAGTATGACACCCCCAAGAGCAAAAAGAACTGAGCAGAGTccaatgccagcagcagcagcccagagctcGGGAAaggacacccccaaacccccaaaaacagcGGCTGGGTCGGGATccatcctcctccagctgctgcctgtgtggtGCTTCAGCCCTCTGGGCAAAGGATtgagtggctgcagcagcagctgtgaggtGTCCTCTGTGTTCTGCtggagaaacaagaaaaaagaacaagcaGGAGTCCCAAACTGCCTTGTCCAACCCCTTTGGAGGCAGAAcccctctctcctctgcagctgcagcaagggTGGTAGTGCCCAGAGGGGCCTGTGTGGGGCTCtgccccctgtgctgcctccagctcccatctgcctgctgcagttttctgaaacaccttccctctcctgtgaaaattttaaaagtttaataaaggacaataggaAATAAAGACCAAATAGCAAAGGTTGATATGGCCAGGTGCATCTTGACACTGAGCCAAGAGCACACTGTCACCACCTTTGGGGATAGCCCTTAAACACATTTCCCATTACATCTGACCCttatgcatatccataaacCAGTTTACACGGCCTCTCCTTGAGCCTGCCTTTTTAGAGCTTGCATGTTTCCTGGCTGTGGTTTTagctccttctctttatcatttccagtttttgggccttggtCCACACTGTCTTAGACAGCAAATGCTGATGGGTGGCAGATCTGGACAGGTGTCCTCAACagaacaacagaaagaaaaactacaTCTTTATAACAAAGTTATTTTACCATtacacatataaaatccatttggatatttgcaaaaagccaatattataaaATGTACCTATAGCAGTGTCATATCTCAGGGTCCCCTCTGGGTGCTGCCTCCCTGTGGGACAGAGGTGGCTCTGGTGACATCACAGCCCTGATTTGACAGAGgctgtcacagctgctgcttggcCCAAAAGGGGCACTAAGGGAGGTCCCTGTTGGTGGTGTTCTCTGGGTGGCcatgatttgggtttttttgtgttcttgctgttcttttttattctgcACACGTTTGGCTGTGTGGAAGTATTGAGGATTTTGTAGTAATATAAAAGGAACATTGTGACAGTGAGCATTGCACCTGCCCTTGGCCTCACTGAACCTCCTGGGCTTGGCACAgacccccctgcccagcctgtcccaaaCCTTGGGTCTTGGTTTAGAGAAAATTCTAGGAGAAATACGCTCTAAAATGATTTTGTCAAAAGAGAGAGGGTTTCAATAAGTTCTCTTTCTTCTGCCAATGAGAGAAATGGATAGCAGGggatgaaagtgaaaaaaacccacgtatttattaatagaaaaaacaaacttcaacaacccaaaaaaaagggaaaaaagggagaaaacattttgaaactCAAACCCCACCTCACCATgtggctgagaggcagaagTCGTGACTGCCCTTCTTTGCCTATGAGGACAGAGCAGAAAAGTGTTCATAGAAGCTGGAACCTGTTGGATTTCTGGCGTGGGTCCTGCAGCGGCTGAAGTTGGtggattttaatttcatttctcgTGTGGGTTCAGCTCCTCCAAGAGGCCTCGGGTTCGGGGCGGTCCCGCCGGCTCCCCCGAGCGGccgaaaaagaaaaaagaaaccaagcaagCCGGAATAGTTCAGAGAGAAATAACAAAGCACCAAGAGGATTCCTGGTACGGCCTCCAGGctagggaagggaaggggaaaaaccctttaaaaccCTTTTGCTTCACTCtagcagcaaaaaaacccaacccaatcCAACGAAAGGGACAAAGTGGGCCCGGTCCGGCCTGAGCACCCAGAGAGGAGCTTGAACAGAGCCCACCCAGGGCTCCCCACCCCAACTCTGGCTCCATCTTAAAGCTTCAGCTTTCGTTTTCTGGGCATAAAGCCAAGATAAAGGaataaatcataaaatcaccCCGAGACGCTGCTCGCACCACTGTGCTCTCAAAGCCAGAGTGCAGTGAGAGTAAATCCTGCAGCCAGGCCCACAACAGGggatttcttcttcc encodes the following:
- the SSR2 gene encoding translocon-associated protein subunit beta, which translates into the protein MKLPLLAVFALLSVARCEDGARLLASKSLLNRYAVEGKDLTLQYNIYNVGSSAALDVELSDDSFPPEDFGIVSGMLSVKWDRIAPASNVSHTVVLRPLKAGYFNFTSATITYLAQEGAQVVVGFTSAPGQGGILAQRDFDRRFSPHFLDWAAFGVMTLPSIGIPLLLWYSSKRKYDTPKSKKN